The region GTCGTGACGGTACCCGTGGCAACCGCCAGCGGCCTGCCGATAGGTATTCAGATTATTGCCGCGCCGTGGCGCGAGGATCTTTGTTTGCGGACGGCGTGGGCGCTTGAGCAGCAGGGCATCACGTATACCCGTCATACTTCAAGTTGCATGTGCGTTGGCTGCGCTCAGTCACCCGAATCACTTACCAGTGTAAGCTCATCGGGACTCCCTCCCTTGCCGCCTGCCTGAAACTCGAATTATTTAGGGTATATACCTTATGAGGAAAGAAAATATGTTGCCTGAAGATATTAACCAGCCGGATGTGCTGGCCGACGTGACCGCTGCGTTCTATCGCTATGAGAAAGCCTTAACGGGTAATGACGTTGCGGTACTGGATGAACTGTTCTGGCACGATGAAAAAACGGTGCGCTACGGTGCGGGAGAAAATCTGTACGGGATCGAGGAAATCCGTGCCTTTCGCCTCGCTCGCCCCTCTTCCGGTCTGGACAGAACCCTGCGTAATACGGTCATCACCACCTACGGCCATGATATGGCTGTCGCCAGTACCGAATTCACCCGCACAGGCAGCACGAAAGTTGGCCGCCAAATGCAAACCTGGGTAAAAATGCCCAAAGGCTGGCGCGTTGTCGCCGCCCACGTCAGCCTGATGAACGAATGACAATAAAAGACACAAACGATCCGCATGTAGCGTTTGTGTCAGTTGTCAGCCATCGATTTATCTGCTTGTTTCGGTGCGTCTGAAGCCAAATAATATTTGCCATCAATAAGCACATATTCACCTGAAGTCAGCTTACGCTCGATCACCTCACGCGCCGCCATTTGCAGCTTTTTCCCCAAGGCGAAAAATGCCTGTTCCTGAAGACTTAACGTCGTAATATCGTGTGAGGATGACATAGCTTCTCCTATCTGAACCAAGTCGATTAAATGACTGCATACCTGGGATACGAATGTTAAATCTGCTTTTCCCTGCTAACCCCAGTAAGCCATCATATAAATCCGTGAGATCAATTTTCCTTTTCCCCGAAAGGTCGGGGGCGGCGCACCAATAGTAAGCACCCGATCGGGAAACATTGTAGTGGTCAAAAATTGCTCTGGCAACCGATGTAATCACCTTTAGAATTTGCCCAGAATTGAGCTCAACATGCCGATAAGCTTCCAAATGCCCTTGATTCTCAACTTTATCAAAAGCCACCGTCCAAAGACCCGACTGGGGCATTTAAAAACCAGGTATGTTATGTTTCTCATCAATCCCTTTATTAAGCAATTCGTCCGCTGACTGGAGTTTCTGGAAACCAATGGCATATACCATGCCACCAACGATAAACTGACGCATGAGCAACTCACCATTCCCTGTATAGTCTTCGAAATCATGGTATTCCCAAGTGACCACGTTTAGCTTTTCCTTAGCAGAAATCAGATGAGCAGATAACCAAAATACCTTTCTTGTGACAATGTCCTTATTTCTCTTTCTGGTTTTGCTTCGCAATTTTTAAAAACACTCAAAATCCCCACTTACCGATGGTTGTTACTCCCTAAATATGACAGATATATTATTCAGAACACTCTCATTTATTGGTGGGAATTAACGCAATCATTTTACCCGCAATATCTTTGCTATACTGTATAAAATACCGACAGATATCATAAGTAAAAAATGTACCTACGTCGGTCTATTTGAGTGTCTATAACCCAAAAAATGTGATTTATTTATCATATTATTCGATTAGTGAAATTCACTATAAATCGCGGCTTATCCATCATCAGAAAAGGTTATATCAGCCGTTAATTCAGCACGTAAAAACCAACAGCTAACACACTGTTATAAAAAGAATTACACCGTAAAACGAAAATCATAAAGATCACATAAATCATGAAGATAAGACAACAATAATAACGTTGACGATATCGACTATATTGGCTAAAAGAGAAACATCCATGGGGCAATAAAGGGTTGTCTCAGAATCTGAGTATGGTAGGGTAGATTATGTTTAATCATTATCAGGGCTAGGTTATAGAATTATAAACGACACAGGAAAACAATAATTTCATGGCAATTAAACTTGAAGTAAAGAATCTTTATAAGATATTTGGCGAGCACCCAGACAGAGCATTTAAACTGATTGATAAAGGCCTGAGCAAAGATCAGGTATTTGAAAAAACAGGGCTTACTGTCGGGGTAAAAGATGCCAGTCTGGCCATTGAAGAAGGCGAGATATTTGTCATCATGGGATTATCCGGCTCCGGTAAATCCACCATGGTACGCCTTCTCAATCGTCTGATCGAACCCACTCGGGGTCAGGTACTGATCGACGGTGAAGATATCTCCAGAATATCTGATACCGCGCTGCGCGACGTGCGCCGCAAAAAGATCAGTATGGTGTTTCAATCCTTTGCGCTGATGCCGCATCTGAATATTCTTAACAATACCGCGTTTGGTATGGAACTGGCTGGCGTACCGAAAGCAGAGCGTGAGCAAAAAGCGCTGGATGCCTTGCAACAGGTCGGGCTTGAAGCCTACGCGGCGTCTTACCCTGATGAGCTGTCTGGCGGGATGCGGCAGCGTGTCGGTCTGGCGCGTGCGTTAGCGAATGACCCCGATATCCTGTTGATGGATGAGGCATTCTCCGCGCTCGATCCGCTGATCCGTACTGAAATGCAGGATGAATTAGTCAAACTCCAGTCCCGTCATCAACGCACTATCGTCTTTATCTCGCACGATCTGGATGAAGCAATGCGCATCGGTGACCGGATTGCCATCATGCATGGCGGTGAAGTGATTCAGGTCGGTACGCCCGATGAGATCCTGAATAATCCAGCCAATGACTATGTGCGCACCTTTTTCCGCGGTGTCGATATCAGCCACGTGTTTAGCGCCAAAGATATCGCCCGTCGTCGCCCAGTCACCTTAATCCGTAAAACTCCCGGCGTGGGACCGCGTTCCGCGCTGAAAATCCTTCAGGACGAAGACCGTGATTACGGCTACGTACTGGAAGGGGGAAAACGCTTCATTGGCGTCGTGTCTATTGATTCACTGAAGCAGGCGCTGAAAGAACAGCAGCCGCTGGAACAGGCGTTACTGCCTGAACCTGCTCCCGTGCCCGCAGATATGTCACTCAACGAGCTGATTTCTCAGGTCGCACAGGCTCCCTGTGCCGTCCCTGTCGTCGGCGAAAACCATGAGTACATTGGCATCATTTCCAAAGGAATGTTGCTACAGGCACTGGATAAGGAAGGAGTGACCAATGAGTAAATCAACCTCAAATCCGTGGGATACCACCGCGGCACAACATCAGCCTGCCGAGCAAAACGCAACGTCTGAGCAGGGTAATAACACCGCGCAAAACGATCCGTGGGCAACCAGCTCGCAGAACGCGCCAGCCGATCACGGTGCTGATAGTGCTACGTCAGCACAGCACGGTTCGACGCCTGACAGCACATCGCAAAGCGATCCCTGGTCTACCGGCGCACCTGCTCAAGATGCACCGACTAACGGCAGCGACGCCTGGAGCAGCGCTCCAGCTCCCGATGGTTCAACCGATGCCGCTCATCAGGCTGCACAATCCGGCAGTGACTGGTTAAACAGCGCGGCTCCTGCGACACCCGAGCATTTCAACCTGCTCGATCCGTTTAAGGACACGCTGATCCCGCTGGACAGTTGGGTCACCCACGGCATCGACTGGGTTGTGCTGCACTTCAGACCGATCTTCCAGGGCATTCGCGTGCCGGTCGATTTTATTCTGGGCGGCTTCCAGCAATTTCTACTGGGGATGCCTGCGCCGATTGCCATTCTGGTGTTTTCACTGATTGCCTGGCAGATGTCCAGCCTCGGCATGGGCGTGGCAACCCTACTATCTCTGATTGCGATTGGCGCGATTGGTGCCTGGTCGCAGGCCATGATCACGCTGGCATTGGTACTGACCGCGCTGTTCTTCTGCGTACTCATCGGGCTCCCCATGGGGATCTGGCTGGCACGTAGCGAACGAGCCGCGAAGTTTATCCGGCCACTGCTCGATGCCATGCAAACCACGCCAGCGTTCGTTTATCTGGTGCCTATCGTCATGCTGTTCGGTATCGGTAACGTGCCGGGTGTCGTGGTGACCATCATCTTTGCCCTGCCGCCGATTATTCGCTTAACGATTTTGGGTATTCGCCAGGTGCCAGCAGACTTGATTGAAGCCGCAGAGTCATTCGGTGCCAGCCCGCGCCAGATGCTGTTTAAGGTTCAACTGCCGCTGGCCATGCCAACCATCATGGCCGGTGTTAACCAGACGCTGATGCTGGCGCTGTCGATGGTGGTTATCGCCTCGATGATCGCTGTCGGAGGTCTGGGTCAGATGGTACTGCGCGGTATCGGCCGTCTGGATATGGGTCTTGCTGCCGTCGGCGGCGTCGGGATTGTTATTCTGGCCATTATTCTTGACCGTCTTACCCAGTCTCTGGGGCGCGATCGCCGCAGCAAGGGCAACAAAAACTGGTACGCCAGCGGCCCAATTGGCCTGCTGACCCGTCCTTTCATCAAGCAGTAACGCACGATAAAAACAGAGGGAATCATGATGCGTAACACCAAACTTTGGGCCGCCGCCCTGACTACCGCACTGTTGAGTACACACGTTTACGCCGCCGACACCCCCCAACCCGGTAAAGGTATCTCCGTTATTCCAGTGCAAAGCACCATCTCCGAGGAAACGTTCCAGACGCTGTTGGTCAGCCGCGCGTTGGAAAAGCTCGGCTATGACGTGCAACCTCCGCGTGAAGTGGACTACAACGTCGCTTACACCTCGATCGCCTCTGGCGATGCGACGTTTATTGCAGTGAACTGGGACCCGCTGCACGCCGATCAATATAAAGCCGCCGGTGGAGACGAAAAATTTTACCGTCAGGGTGAATATGTCTCCGGTGCTGCACAGGGTTATCTGATCGATAAGAAAACAGCTGAGAAATACAAAATTACCAATATTGCGCAGCTAAAAGATCCGAAAATCGCCAAGCTGTTTGATACCAATGGTGACGGCAAAGCCGATCTGACGGGCTGTACGCCGGGCTGGGGATGTGAAGCCGCTATCAATCATCATCTTCCCGCCTATGGCTTAACCAACACGGTAGAGCATAATCAGGGTAACTATGCGGCGATGATTGCCGATACCATCACCCGTTATAAAGAAGGCAAGCCGATTCTTTACTACACCTGGACGCCGTATTGGGTGAGTGATGTGTTGGTGCCGGGACGTGACGTGGTGTGGTTGCAGGTGCCTTTTTCTTCTCAACCGGGTGAAATGAAGGATGTCAGCACCAAGCTGCCAAACGGTGCCGACTATGGCTTCCCGGTTAATACCATGAAGATTGCCGCGAACAAAGCATGGGCCGAGAAAAACCCCGCAGCCGCGAAGCTATTCGCCATCATGAAGCTGCCGATCGCCGATGTGAATGCGCAGAATCTGCGTATGCATGAAGGTCAGGGTTCACAGAAAGATATCGAACGTCATGTTGATGGCTGGATTAAAGCTCACCAACAGCTGTTTGACGGCTGGGTGAAAACCGCTGCCGATGCCGCGAAATAATCACCAGTAGACGAGCGCCCCTTTCACAAAAAGGGGCGTTTTTTATTGATGAGCGGCAATTACGGCAGTTTAACGATTTCGACCCAATTCGCGCCTTTTCCAGTCGGATAGCGCCCTACTCGCACTAAATCCCCGTTATCCTGATTGATACGATACACTGACAGCGACGTCGATTTTTCACCGCTGGCAATAAGGAATTGCCCGCTTGGATCGATCTGAATACCGCGCGGCTGCGTTTCCGTCGGGTAGCGTGTAATGTATTTCAACTGACCCGTTTTCGGCTCAACCCGCAACAGCGTAATCGTGCTTTTGGTACGTTCCGATATGTACAGAAATTTTCCATTTGGCGTCAAACGCAAATCGGCGCTCCATATCTGCGGCCGACCATCGGCGTTATTTTTATCCGGCGCACTCGTTCCCGCTCTCATCCCAGCCTCAGCAGGAATGGTGTCGGTGTAATCCAACAGCGTAAGCTGCCCTGTCTTTTCATCCAGCGCCAAACGCGCGACTTTACCGGACAATTCG is a window of Pectobacterium punjabense DNA encoding:
- the proV gene encoding glycine betaine/L-proline ABC transporter ATP-binding protein ProV, with product MAIKLEVKNLYKIFGEHPDRAFKLIDKGLSKDQVFEKTGLTVGVKDASLAIEEGEIFVIMGLSGSGKSTMVRLLNRLIEPTRGQVLIDGEDISRISDTALRDVRRKKISMVFQSFALMPHLNILNNTAFGMELAGVPKAEREQKALDALQQVGLEAYAASYPDELSGGMRQRVGLARALANDPDILLMDEAFSALDPLIRTEMQDELVKLQSRHQRTIVFISHDLDEAMRIGDRIAIMHGGEVIQVGTPDEILNNPANDYVRTFFRGVDISHVFSAKDIARRRPVTLIRKTPGVGPRSALKILQDEDRDYGYVLEGGKRFIGVVSIDSLKQALKEQQPLEQALLPEPAPVPADMSLNELISQVAQAPCAVPVVGENHEYIGIISKGMLLQALDKEGVTNE
- the hpxZ gene encoding oxalurate catabolism protein HpxZ, whose protein sequence is MLPEDINQPDVLADVTAAFYRYEKALTGNDVAVLDELFWHDEKTVRYGAGENLYGIEEIRAFRLARPSSGLDRTLRNTVITTYGHDMAVASTEFTRTGSTKVGRQMQTWVKMPKGWRVVAAHVSLMNE
- the proX gene encoding glycine betaine/L-proline ABC transporter substrate-binding protein ProX yields the protein MRNTKLWAAALTTALLSTHVYAADTPQPGKGISVIPVQSTISEETFQTLLVSRALEKLGYDVQPPREVDYNVAYTSIASGDATFIAVNWDPLHADQYKAAGGDEKFYRQGEYVSGAAQGYLIDKKTAEKYKITNIAQLKDPKIAKLFDTNGDGKADLTGCTPGWGCEAAINHHLPAYGLTNTVEHNQGNYAAMIADTITRYKEGKPILYYTWTPYWVSDVLVPGRDVVWLQVPFSSQPGEMKDVSTKLPNGADYGFPVNTMKIAANKAWAEKNPAAAKLFAIMKLPIADVNAQNLRMHEGQGSQKDIERHVDGWIKAHQQLFDGWVKTAADAAK
- the proW gene encoding glycine betaine/L-proline ABC transporter permease ProW, whose amino-acid sequence is MSKSTSNPWDTTAAQHQPAEQNATSEQGNNTAQNDPWATSSQNAPADHGADSATSAQHGSTPDSTSQSDPWSTGAPAQDAPTNGSDAWSSAPAPDGSTDAAHQAAQSGSDWLNSAAPATPEHFNLLDPFKDTLIPLDSWVTHGIDWVVLHFRPIFQGIRVPVDFILGGFQQFLLGMPAPIAILVFSLIAWQMSSLGMGVATLLSLIAIGAIGAWSQAMITLALVLTALFFCVLIGLPMGIWLARSERAAKFIRPLLDAMQTTPAFVYLVPIVMLFGIGNVPGVVVTIIFALPPIIRLTILGIRQVPADLIEAAESFGASPRQMLFKVQLPLAMPTIMAGVNQTLMLALSMVVIASMIAVGGLGQMVLRGIGRLDMGLAAVGGVGIVILAIILDRLTQSLGRDRRSKGNKNWYASGPIGLLTRPFIKQ